In the Mycobacterium adipatum genome, one interval contains:
- a CDS encoding IS481 family transposase, giving the protein MSHANAALTPRARLRLAQFVVEEGWTYAAAAKMFMVSPRTAKKWADRFRAEGAAGMVDRSSRPRHSPNKTSQQVMRRIVDVRWRKRLGPVQIAGRLGVPASTVHAVLTRCRINRLSYIDRVTGEPLRRYEHDYPGSLIHVDVTKFANIPDGGGHRFLSREHGRRNRQRTAHRTGERAGNWRPRIGIAFLHTVIDDHSRMAYAEIQSDEKAVTAIGVLRRAVAWFAERGVTVERVLSDNGSAYVSYAWRDACAELNITPKRTRPYRPQTNGKIERFHRTLGDGWAYARFYESTDQRNTALPGWLHFYNHHRAHSAIGGRPPVTRLTNLPGHHI; this is encoded by the coding sequence GTGTCCCACGCTAACGCTGCTTTGACCCCTCGTGCACGTTTGAGGCTCGCTCAGTTCGTCGTCGAGGAGGGCTGGACCTACGCCGCAGCGGCCAAGATGTTCATGGTCTCCCCACGAACCGCCAAGAAATGGGCGGACCGCTTCCGCGCCGAAGGCGCTGCGGGGATGGTCGACCGCAGTTCTCGGCCGCGCCACAGTCCGAACAAGACCAGCCAGCAGGTGATGCGACGAATCGTTGACGTGCGGTGGCGCAAGCGGTTGGGTCCGGTGCAGATCGCCGGGCGCCTTGGCGTGCCGGCTTCCACGGTGCACGCGGTGCTGACCCGGTGCCGGATCAACCGGCTGTCCTACATTGACCGGGTCACCGGGGAACCCCTGCGGCGCTACGAACACGACTATCCCGGCTCGCTGATCCACGTCGACGTCACCAAGTTCGCCAACATCCCCGACGGCGGCGGACATCGGTTCTTAAGCCGCGAGCACGGCAGACGCAACAGACAGCGGACCGCGCATCGAACCGGCGAACGCGCGGGGAATTGGCGACCCCGGATCGGAATTGCATTCCTGCACACAGTCATTGACGATCATTCCCGGATGGCCTACGCCGAGATTCAGTCCGACGAGAAAGCCGTCACCGCAATCGGTGTCCTGCGCCGCGCGGTGGCGTGGTTCGCTGAGCGTGGCGTCACCGTCGAACGAGTCTTGTCTGACAACGGGTCGGCCTACGTGTCCTACGCCTGGCGCGACGCCTGCGCCGAACTGAACATCACCCCGAAGCGCACCCGCCCGTATCGGCCACAAACCAACGGCAAAATCGAACGATTCCACCGCACGCTGGGCGACGGATGGGCCTACGCACGGTTCTACGAATCCACCGACCAACGCAACACCGCGCTACCGGGCTGGCTGCACTTCTAC
- a CDS encoding DUF222 domain-containing protein: MGTSAIADREAMLAALAQIETLTAQMNRLSIDAFTDAELLDVQQRREAVVRAQPVLDHRVYQRITSQSSPISLGAKSYAAVLVQRLRISTAEAHRRLDEAASLGPRTSLTGEPLTPSMPMFARGQAQGLIGAEHIKHLRWFFRELPGFVDFQTRENVEAQLAQHACELGPAEFRIAAAHMLYLLNQDGELSDEDRQALAYIRVGKQRPDGMRPFEGLLTPEAWATLEPLMQRNAAPGMCNPADENPCLEGEPTEEQKRNDTRTAGKRNHDALLALCKRMLTRATGTINGLPANVVITVSLTDLEKGTGHGLTAGGTLLPIADVLKFAAHSRPWLALFDGNGLPLHLGVMSREVVPIRIGESV, encoded by the coding sequence ATGGGAACGTCAGCTATTGCCGATCGGGAGGCGATGCTGGCTGCCCTCGCGCAGATCGAAACCTTGACCGCGCAGATGAATCGGCTGTCGATCGACGCGTTCACCGATGCCGAGTTACTCGACGTGCAGCAGCGCCGCGAAGCGGTGGTCCGGGCGCAGCCAGTGCTCGATCACCGCGTGTATCAGCGGATCACCTCCCAAAGCTCACCGATATCCCTGGGCGCCAAGAGTTACGCCGCCGTACTGGTACAGCGGCTGCGGATCTCCACCGCTGAGGCGCACCGCCGGTTGGATGAGGCGGCGTCGTTGGGGCCGCGGACCTCGCTGACCGGCGAGCCGTTGACGCCCTCGATGCCGATGTTCGCCCGCGGTCAGGCCCAGGGGTTGATCGGCGCCGAGCACATCAAGCATCTGCGGTGGTTCTTCCGTGAGCTGCCCGGGTTCGTGGACTTTCAGACCCGGGAGAATGTCGAGGCCCAGTTGGCCCAGCATGCCTGCGAACTCGGGCCCGCCGAGTTCCGGATAGCCGCAGCGCACATGCTCTATCTGCTCAACCAGGACGGCGAGCTCTCCGATGAGGACCGTCAAGCCCTGGCCTACATCCGGGTCGGCAAGCAACGCCCCGACGGGATGCGCCCCTTCGAAGGCTTGTTGACCCCGGAAGCGTGGGCCACCTTAGAGCCGTTGATGCAGCGCAACGCCGCCCCGGGGATGTGCAACCCGGCTGACGAGAATCCCTGCCTCGAGGGTGAACCCACCGAAGAGCAGAAGCGGAATGACACCCGCACCGCGGGTAAGCGCAACCACGATGCGCTGCTGGCGTTGTGCAAGCGGATGCTCACCAGAGCGACGGGGACCATCAACGGCCTGCCCGCGAATGTCGTGATCACGGTGAGTCTGACTGATCTGGAGAAGGGCACCGGCCACGGGCTGACCGCCGGCGGCACGCTGCTGCCGATCGCCGATGTCCTGAAGTTCGCCGCCCACTCGAGGCCCTGGCTGGCGCTGTTCGACGGCAACGGCCTGCCCCTGCACCTAGGTGTGATGTCCAGGGAGGTTGTCCCGATTCGTATCGGTGAGTCTGTGTGA
- a CDS encoding ferredoxin, which translates to MRVRADRDVCIGAGVCVMNSEAVFDQDDDGIVVLLVDDVPPAEQDNARKAVQLCPSGALSIVE; encoded by the coding sequence GTGAGGGTGCGCGCCGACCGCGACGTCTGCATCGGCGCCGGGGTCTGTGTGATGAACAGCGAGGCGGTCTTTGATCAGGACGACGACGGCATCGTGGTACTGCTGGTCGACGACGTGCCCCCAGCCGAGCAGGACAACGCGCGGAAAGCCGTGCAGCTCTGCCCCTCTGGGGCGCTGAGCATCGTCGAGTGA
- a CDS encoding cytochrome P450, with amino-acid sequence MTQAPASPPLHMQRVDFDPIPTLGEIRETEGVRTVINAFGMPVYLVTRHDDIKTVLSDPERFSNERPPGFVVPGAPEVSEEEQRAAQSGNLLGLDPPRHTRLRRMLTGEFTGRRMKRLEPRITEIVTQHLDAMEKAGPPSDLVTDFALPIPSLVICELLGVPYDDRDDFQHRTSRQLDLSIPIEERFELQRAGRAYMQALVAGARRSPGDDMLGMLVREHGSELTDDELVGICSLLLVAGHETTSNMLGLGTLALLQHPDQLALVRNDPDAVGPAVEELLRWLSIVHSGIPRITTNEVEIAGVQIPAHQLVVVSLPSGNRDPSFIDNPEVFDVRRGAMGHLAFGHGVHHCLGAPLARMEMKIAFPALLQRFPTLRLDEPFDDVAFRSFHFIYGLQSLQVAW; translated from the coding sequence ATGACCCAGGCACCTGCCTCACCTCCGCTGCACATGCAGCGTGTCGACTTCGACCCCATCCCCACCCTCGGCGAGATCCGCGAGACCGAGGGGGTGCGCACCGTCATCAACGCCTTCGGCATGCCGGTGTACCTGGTGACCCGCCACGACGACATCAAGACGGTGCTCTCCGATCCGGAGCGGTTCTCCAATGAGCGCCCGCCAGGGTTCGTCGTACCCGGGGCACCCGAGGTGTCCGAGGAAGAACAACGCGCCGCCCAGTCCGGCAACCTGCTGGGCCTGGACCCACCCAGGCACACCCGGTTGCGCCGCATGCTCACCGGCGAGTTCACCGGCCGCCGGATGAAGCGCCTGGAGCCGCGGATCACCGAGATCGTGACCCAGCATCTGGACGCCATGGAAAAGGCAGGTCCACCAAGTGATCTCGTCACCGACTTCGCATTGCCCATCCCGTCACTGGTGATCTGCGAGTTGCTGGGCGTGCCGTATGACGACCGCGACGATTTCCAGCACCGCACCAGCCGGCAGCTCGACCTGTCGATCCCGATCGAGGAACGCTTCGAGCTGCAGCGCGCCGGGCGTGCCTACATGCAGGCGCTGGTGGCCGGCGCACGTCGCTCCCCCGGTGACGACATGCTCGGAATGCTGGTGCGCGAGCATGGATCCGAGCTCACCGACGACGAGCTGGTGGGCATCTGCAGCCTGCTACTGGTGGCCGGTCACGAGACCACCTCCAACATGCTCGGCCTCGGCACCCTGGCGTTGCTGCAGCACCCGGATCAGCTGGCCCTGGTGCGCAACGACCCCGATGCCGTGGGCCCGGCGGTGGAGGAGCTGCTGCGCTGGCTGTCGATCGTGCATTCGGGCATCCCCCGCATCACCACCAACGAGGTGGAGATCGCCGGGGTGCAGATTCCCGCGCACCAGCTGGTGGTCGTCTCACTACCGTCGGGCAACCGCGACCCGAGCTTCATCGACAACCCGGAGGTATTCGACGTCCGCCGCGGCGCGATGGGACATCTGGCGTTCGGCCACGGCGTCCATCACTGCCTGGGCGCACCGCTGGCCCGGATGGAGATGAAGATCGCGTTTCCGGCTCTGCTGCAACGCTTCCCGACGCTGCGGCTCGACGAACCCTTCGACGACGTGGCGTTCCGGTCCTTCCACTTCATCTATGGGCTGCAGTCGCTGCAGGTGGCCTGGTGA
- a CDS encoding dihydroxy-acid dehydratase, producing MWQYIDDVRAGRMSMADYERLEAAAGPSRGHCPEMGTASTMATIVEGLGMTLPGAAAVPAMDSRRLQVAEEVGARAVGLAAEGVRPSHVLTAEAFDNAITLMLAVGGSTNAIVHLLAIAGRAGVPLTLDRFHELSARTPLMVNVRPAGEHLVEQVFHAGGIPAVMKSIETLLHTDALTVSGKTVADNLPSGISTAADVIATIDAPFQPPQGLAVVRGNLAPTGAVIKCSAATPALLVHQGPAVVFDDMRDMMARFDDPDLDVTADSVLVLRNAGPRGAPGMPEWGQLPIPSKLLRQGVTDMVRISDARMSGTAYGTCVLHVSPESAAGGPLGLVRDGDIIALNAHAGTLDLLVPDDELATRQAPPPRHRQRRGYAAMYVDRVLQADRGCDFDFLVGRSEQPENEPDAIFDGWVGGW from the coding sequence GTGTGGCAGTACATCGACGATGTGCGGGCGGGCCGGATGTCGATGGCCGACTACGAGCGTCTCGAGGCCGCGGCCGGCCCGTCCCGCGGGCACTGCCCGGAGATGGGCACGGCCTCCACCATGGCCACGATCGTGGAGGGGCTGGGCATGACACTGCCCGGCGCCGCCGCGGTGCCCGCCATGGACTCGCGGCGGTTGCAGGTGGCCGAAGAGGTGGGTGCGCGTGCGGTGGGCCTGGCCGCCGAGGGAGTGCGGCCCTCGCACGTGCTCACCGCCGAGGCCTTCGACAACGCCATCACTCTGATGCTGGCGGTCGGCGGATCCACCAACGCGATCGTGCACCTGCTGGCCATCGCCGGCCGCGCCGGGGTGCCGCTGACCCTGGACAGGTTCCACGAATTGTCCGCGCGCACACCGCTGATGGTGAACGTGCGGCCCGCCGGAGAGCACCTGGTGGAGCAGGTGTTCCACGCCGGCGGCATCCCCGCGGTGATGAAGTCAATCGAGACCCTGCTGCACACAGACGCGCTGACCGTCAGCGGCAAGACCGTCGCCGACAACCTGCCCTCCGGCATCTCCACCGCCGCAGACGTCATCGCCACCATCGATGCCCCGTTCCAGCCGCCGCAGGGCCTGGCCGTGGTGCGCGGCAACCTGGCGCCCACCGGCGCAGTGATCAAGTGCAGCGCGGCCACCCCTGCCCTGCTGGTGCACCAGGGGCCCGCCGTGGTGTTCGACGACATGCGCGACATGATGGCCCGCTTCGACGACCCCGACCTGGACGTCACCGCGGATTCCGTGCTGGTGCTGCGTAATGCCGGCCCGCGCGGTGCCCCCGGCATGCCTGAGTGGGGCCAGCTGCCCATCCCCAGCAAGCTGCTGCGCCAGGGCGTCACCGACATGGTGCGGATCTCCGATGCCCGGATGAGCGGAACCGCCTACGGCACGTGTGTTCTGCACGTCAGCCCCGAGTCGGCCGCGGGCGGTCCGCTGGGCCTGGTCCGCGACGGCGACATCATCGCGCTGAACGCCCACGCCGGCACGCTGGACCTACTGGTTCCCGACGACGAACTGGCCACCCGCCAGGCGCCACCCCCGCGCCATCGACAGCGTCGTGGCTACGCGGCCATGTACGTCGACCGTGTCCTGCAGGCCGACCGGGGGTGCGATTTCGACTTTCTGGTCGGCCGCTCCGAGCAGCCCGAAAACGAGCCGGACGCCATTTTCGACGGCTGGGTGGGGGGCTGGTGA